The following are encoded together in the Phragmites australis chromosome 19, lpPhrAust1.1, whole genome shotgun sequence genome:
- the LOC133900057 gene encoding BTB/POZ domain and ankyrin repeat-containing protein NH5.2, with protein MSSEDSLKSLSLDYLNLLINGQAFSDVAFSVEGRLVHAHRCVLAARSLFFRKLFCGLDPNHQPPPPPLSSGARAAPELVIPVSSIRYEVLVLVLQFLYSGQASVAAPKSGPLPGCGARGCWHTRCGAAVDLALDTLAAARSFGVEQLALLVQKQLESMVKEASVDDVMKVLMASRKFEMQELWATCSHLVARSGLSADLLAKHLPIDVVAKIEEIRSKSPVAAASTPRSPFLTHHYLPINAPSSAADRDHKIRRMRRALDAADIELVKLMVMGEGLDLDDALAVHYAVQNCNRDIVKALLELGAADVNSHAGPTGKTPLHLAAEMVSPDMVSVLLDHHADPNARTLDGVSPLDVLRSLTSEFLFKGAVPGLTHIEPNKLRLCLELVQSAVMVTTRAEGAPSGGGGSDGGNFPRNDADDSLVSLTMNSTLMYQGQEMAAAIAGDARKGNGARGSPSNLYFPNGFP; from the exons ATGAGCTCGGAGGACTCGCTCAAGTCCCTCTCGCTGGACTACCTCAACCTGCTCATCAACGGGCAGGCCTTCAGCGACGTCGCCTTCAGCGTCGAGGGCCGCCTCGTCCACGCCCACCGCTGCGTCCTCGCCGCGCGCAGCCTTTTCTTCCGCAAGCTCTTTTGCGGCCTTGACCCCAACCACCAACCGCCGCCTCCCCCCTTGAGCTCCGGCGCCCGTGCGGCGCCGGAGCTGGTCATCCCCGTCAGCTCGATCCGGTACGAGGTCctggtgctggtgctgcagTTCCTCTACAGTGGGCAGGCGTCGGTGGCGGCGCCCAAGAGCGGGCCGCTGCCGGGGTGCGGCGCCCGCGGGTGCTGGCACACCCGATGCGGCGCGGCCGTGGACCTCGCCCTCGACACGCTCGCCGCCGCGCGCTCCTTCGGCGTCGAGCAGCTCGCGCTTCTGGTCCAG AAGCAGTTGGAGAGCATGGTGAAGGAGGCGTCCGTCGATGACGTCATGAAGGTCCTAATGGCGTCGCGCAAGTTCGAGATGCAGGAGCTCTGGGCCACTTGCTCCCACCTCGTGGCGCGCTCGGGTCTCTCCGCCGATCTCCTCGCCAAGCACCTCCCGATCGATGTGGTCGCCAAGATCGAGGAGATCCGCTCCAAGTCCCCGGTCGCCGCGGCCAGCACGCCTCGCTCGCCGTTCTTGACTCATCACTACCTCCCCATCAACGCGCCATCCTCCGCGGCGGACCGCGACCACAAGATCCGGCGCATGCGGCGGGCCCTCGATGCGGCCGACATTGAGCTCGTTAAATTGATGGTCATGGGCGAGGGCCTCGACCTCGATGACGCGCTCGCCGTACACTACGCCGTTCAGAATTGCAACCGCGACATCGTCAAAGCACTCCTCGAGCTCGGCGCGGCCGACGTCAACTCCCACGCCGGCCCGACGGGGAAGACCCCCCTGCACCTGGCGGCCGAGATGGTTTCCCCCGACATGGTGTCCGTCCTCCTCGACCACCACGCGGACCCGAACGCCCGGACGCTCGACGGCGTCAGCCCGCTCGACGTGCTCCGCAGCCTCACCTCCGAGTTCCTCTTCAAGGGCGCGGTGCCTGGGCTCACGCACATCGAGCCCAACAAGCTCAGGCTGTGCCTCGAGCTCGTGCAGTCAGCGGTGATGGTGACCACGCGCGCCGAGGGAGCTCCCTCCGGTGGCGGGGGAAGCGACGGCGGCAATTTCCCAAGGAACGACGCCGACGACAGCTTGGTGAGCCTGACAATGAACTCAACGCTCATGTACCAGGGCCAGGAGATGGCGGCGGCAATCGCCGGAGATGCGAGGAAAGGGAACGGCGCCCGAGGGAGCCCCTCCAACTTGTACTTCCCCAATGGCTTCCCATAA